From the genome of Winogradskyella forsetii, one region includes:
- a CDS encoding DUF4421 family protein, producing MSKQIIFQKALFIKVFLLLGIYFAFSTANAQNIDDLDALLIDRDIENYSIRVFTNFKVNKFSIKNDDFKARFVPNNRHGLGLGFANRKVIVDIGFNLKNPNKEETRRFDLQGTTILEDRHFANIYVQTYKGFTAKNNFDEHFVFRSDVRSVSFGFNYLFTLDDIEFSYALLKAGFSEERHKDIFITGGLGVFGGFDYFSAKPNILSESTNPYFNAQGNIKRYQGATVGVLAGFISYFKLPENISATINVMPGIGLVNKKITLEDDSYRPANPMLYKLDFSLGLGYNFNRFYVSFTYNNGLYSTDLDYDNTYNLNITNAKLAVAYRFKRKNKKE from the coding sequence TTGTCAAAACAAATTATTTTTCAAAAGGCTTTATTCATCAAGGTATTTTTGCTTCTAGGTATTTATTTCGCTTTCTCAACTGCAAATGCACAAAATATTGATGATTTAGATGCATTGCTTATTGATAGGGATATTGAAAATTATTCCATTCGTGTATTCACCAATTTTAAGGTCAATAAATTTAGTATCAAAAATGATGATTTTAAAGCAAGGTTCGTCCCTAATAATAGACACGGTTTAGGATTGGGTTTTGCCAATAGAAAAGTTATAGTTGATATTGGATTTAATCTTAAAAATCCGAATAAAGAGGAGACAAGACGTTTTGATTTGCAAGGTACGACCATTTTAGAAGATCGGCATTTCGCCAATATTTATGTTCAAACCTATAAAGGGTTTACCGCCAAAAATAATTTTGATGAACATTTTGTTTTCAGAAGTGACGTGCGTTCTGTAAGTTTTGGATTTAATTATTTATTCACGTTAGACGATATTGAATTTTCCTATGCACTTTTGAAAGCTGGTTTTTCAGAAGAACGCCATAAGGATATTTTCATAACAGGCGGTTTAGGGGTGTTTGGTGGTTTCGATTATTTCTCCGCAAAACCAAACATATTATCAGAAAGCACCAATCCTTATTTCAATGCACAAGGGAATATAAAACGCTATCAAGGGGCTACAGTTGGCGTTTTAGCTGGATTCATCTCTTATTTTAAACTGCCGGAAAATATTTCTGCAACCATCAATGTAATGCCTGGAATTGGACTGGTAAATAAGAAAATTACCTTAGAAGATGATAGTTATAGGCCAGCGAACCCGATGCTTTATAAATTGGATTTTTCATTGGGTTTAGGCTATAATTTTAATCGGTTTTATGTCAGCTTTACTTATAACAATGGATTGTATTCTACAGACCTCGATTATGACAATACCTACAATTTAAATATTACCAATGCAAAATTAGCTGTGGCTTATAGGTTTAAGAGAAAGAATAAAAAAGAATAA
- a CDS encoding non-canonical purine NTP diphosphatase, with protein MQLVFATNNLNKLKEVQAILPPHIKLLSLADIACVEDIPETQNTIEGNAIQKADYLKKHYGYDCFADDTGLEVEALNGEPGVFSARYAGPQRSAEDNTNKLLTELKDKSNRNAQFKTVIALHLNGKLHTFTGICKGEITIQKQGKGGFGYDPIFKAEGYDKTFAEITLEEKNQIGHRGKAVAQLVDFLTTKNASE; from the coding sequence ATGCAACTTGTTTTCGCCACCAATAACTTAAATAAATTAAAAGAAGTGCAAGCGATATTACCACCACATATTAAACTTTTAAGTTTGGCAGATATTGCCTGCGTTGAAGATATTCCTGAAACACAAAATACTATTGAAGGGAATGCCATTCAAAAAGCCGACTACCTAAAAAAACATTATGGTTATGATTGCTTTGCCGATGATACGGGTTTAGAGGTTGAAGCATTAAACGGCGAACCTGGCGTGTTCTCAGCACGCTATGCCGGACCACAACGCAGTGCTGAAGACAACACCAATAAATTGCTCACAGAACTTAAAGACAAATCCAACAGAAATGCGCAATTTAAAACCGTTATTGCTTTACATCTCAATGGCAAACTTCACACTTTTACAGGCATTTGTAAAGGTGAAATTACAATCCAAAAACAGGGTAAAGGAGGTTTTGGTTACGACCCAATTTTTAAGGCTGAAGGTTATGATAAAACTTTTGCCGAAATTACCTTAGAGGAAAAAAACCAGATTGGCCATCGCGGTAAAGCAGTCGCCCAATTGGTTGATTTTTTGACTACTAAAAATGCTTCAGAATAA
- a CDS encoding HPF/RaiA family ribosome-associated protein → MTVKFQYVNIDTSETLSALTEEKLEKLANKFEFLISAQVYFKQDEKDHEAGKICNIELSLPGPRIFATSNEKNYEMAMHETINDLTRQLKKRKEVYKTY, encoded by the coding sequence ATGACAGTAAAATTTCAATACGTAAACATAGATACAAGTGAAACACTTTCGGCATTAACCGAAGAAAAATTAGAAAAACTAGCCAATAAATTTGAGTTTTTGATTTCAGCCCAAGTGTATTTTAAGCAAGACGAAAAAGACCATGAGGCTGGTAAAATCTGTAACATAGAATTAAGTTTACCTGGACCACGTATCTTCGCCACCTCTAACGAGAAAAATTATGAAATGGCAATGCACGAAACCATTAATGATTTAACAAGACAACTTAAGAAACGAAAAGAAGTTTATAAGACCTATTGA
- a CDS encoding heparan-alpha-glucosaminide N-acetyltransferase domain-containing protein: MNPNRLYFIDAVRAFAILMMLQGHFIDTLLDPSYRDQNNTAFKIWEYFRGITAPTFFTISGLIFSYLLIKAKRSGNVEQRMRKGFKRGLMLIGIGYLLRAPIFQWLIGEFNSYFLVIDVLQCIGLSLIIVVLIYKLTFKKTLLFSILMLVLGLTVFISEPLYRYLELPKVPILFSNYLSKTYGSIFTIIPWFGYVAFGAFISTLFYRYVERPKFKMAIVSGFFVFGIALIFNSSWLLMKLYYWSDISIFKEVAYYNYLFTRLGNVLILFSLFYLAENYIKQTLILRIGQKTLSIYVIHFIIIYGSFTGLGLSQLIGKTLVPWQAIIGALLFLSVVCFISFYYAKTNAFVYSKVQKLVDKFKRYTK, encoded by the coding sequence TTGAATCCCAACCGTCTATATTTTATCGATGCTGTAAGGGCATTTGCCATCTTAATGATGCTACAAGGGCATTTTATAGACACACTTCTCGACCCATCTTATAGAGACCAAAATAATACAGCGTTTAAAATCTGGGAATATTTTAGAGGCATAACGGCACCAACTTTCTTCACTATTTCTGGGCTTATCTTTTCTTATTTACTCATCAAGGCGAAACGCAGTGGAAATGTTGAGCAACGTATGCGAAAAGGTTTTAAAAGAGGATTAATGCTCATTGGCATAGGTTATTTGCTGAGAGCGCCAATATTTCAATGGTTAATTGGGGAATTTAATTCTTATTTTTTGGTTATTGATGTTTTGCAATGCATTGGCTTGTCGCTCATTATTGTTGTCCTTATTTATAAGCTCACTTTTAAAAAAACACTGCTTTTTTCAATCTTAATGTTGGTTTTAGGACTCACTGTTTTTATAAGTGAACCTTTATATCGCTATTTGGAATTACCTAAAGTTCCTATTTTATTTTCAAATTATTTATCTAAAACTTACGGTTCCATTTTTACCATTATTCCCTGGTTTGGCTATGTGGCTTTTGGCGCTTTTATTTCAACCTTATTTTATCGCTATGTCGAACGACCCAAATTTAAAATGGCCATTGTTTCTGGCTTTTTTGTTTTCGGAATTGCTCTAATTTTTAATTCATCTTGGTTGTTGATGAAACTGTATTATTGGTCGGATATTTCGATTTTTAAGGAGGTTGCCTACTATAATTATTTGTTCACCAGACTTGGGAATGTATTGATACTATTTTCATTGTTTTATTTAGCCGAAAACTATATTAAACAAACTTTGATTCTTAGAATTGGACAAAAAACATTGTCCATATACGTCATTCACTTCATCATAATTTATGGTAGTTTTACAGGGCTTGGCTTATCGCAACTTATAGGAAAGACACTCGTACCTTGGCAAGCCATCATTGGTGCTTTACTCTTTTTATCTGTCGTTTGTTTTATATCATTCTATTATGCTAAAACAAATGCATTTGTATATTCCAAAGTGCAGAAATTAGTAGATAAGTTTAAGCGTTACACAAAATAA